In the genome of Rhodoplanes sp. Z2-YC6860, one region contains:
- a CDS encoding ABC transporter ATP-binding protein — translation MTAAPLKLVPDTAAADPAAQAASGRPLLRLAGISKSFNNGVTALAGIDLTIRPGEFVSLLGPSGCGKSTLLKLIANLSPPSAGTIDWPQSAYDAMGTAEPALSFVFQEPTLLPWRTVTDNVHLPLLLTGVTKRDAQERIDEALAMVGLSAFADAHPRQLSGGMKMRVSIARALVTRPKILLMDEPFAALDEITRIKLNDDLLELFAQQGLTVIFVTHSVYESVYLSSRIVVMSARPGRISADIPIEAHYPRNEEYRTSTFYNERCRFVSAALRHAMTANEAV, via the coding sequence ATGACAGCCGCGCCGCTCAAGCTCGTGCCTGACACCGCTGCTGCCGATCCGGCAGCCCAGGCTGCGTCAGGACGACCGCTGTTGCGGCTCGCCGGCATCTCGAAATCCTTCAACAACGGTGTGACAGCGCTCGCCGGCATCGACCTGACGATCCGGCCGGGCGAGTTCGTCAGCCTGCTGGGGCCATCCGGCTGCGGAAAATCGACGCTGCTCAAGCTGATCGCCAATCTGTCGCCGCCCTCCGCAGGCACCATCGACTGGCCGCAATCGGCCTATGACGCGATGGGCACCGCGGAGCCGGCGCTGAGCTTCGTCTTCCAGGAACCGACGCTGCTCCCTTGGCGCACCGTCACCGACAACGTGCATCTGCCGCTGCTGCTGACCGGCGTCACCAAGCGCGATGCGCAGGAGCGGATCGACGAAGCGCTGGCCATGGTCGGATTGTCGGCCTTTGCCGATGCCCATCCGAGGCAGCTCTCCGGCGGCATGAAGATGCGCGTGTCGATCGCCCGCGCGCTGGTGACCCGTCCGAAGATCCTGCTGATGGACGAACCCTTCGCCGCGCTCGACGAGATCACCCGCATCAAACTCAACGACGACCTGCTGGAGCTGTTCGCGCAGCAGGGGCTGACGGTGATCTTCGTGACCCACAGCGTCTACGAGTCGGTGTATCTGTCGAGCCGCATCGTGGTGATGAGCGCGCGGCCCGGGCGGATCAGCGCCGACATCCCGATCGAAGCACATTATCCGCGCAACGAGGAATACCGCACCTCGACGTTCTACAACGAGCGCTGCCGATTCGTGTCGGCGGCGCTGCGGCATGCCATGACGGCCAACGAGGCTGTCTAG
- a CDS encoding (2Fe-2S)-binding protein produces the protein MSERHDIAFTLNGKPVNATVDARLNLADFLRHTLRLTGTHVGCEHGVCGACNVLIDGRSARSCLTLAVQADGAQVETIEGLTEHKTIADLQREFVARNALQCGYCTPGMLVTAAELLARGKPGRHEIREALSGNFCRCTGYQAIVDAVEAVALARAGAKP, from the coding sequence ATGTCTGAACGTCACGACATCGCCTTCACGCTCAACGGCAAGCCGGTCAATGCCACCGTCGATGCGCGGCTCAATCTGGCGGATTTCCTGCGGCATACCTTGCGGCTCACCGGCACCCATGTCGGCTGCGAGCATGGTGTCTGTGGTGCGTGCAATGTCCTCATCGACGGGAGGTCGGCGCGAAGCTGCCTGACGCTGGCCGTGCAGGCCGATGGCGCGCAGGTCGAGACCATCGAAGGGCTGACGGAACACAAGACCATCGCCGACCTGCAGCGTGAGTTCGTCGCGCGAAACGCACTGCAATGTGGCTACTGTACCCCCGGCATGCTGGTCACCGCCGCCGAGCTGCTCGCGCGCGGCAAGCCTGGCCGTCACGAAATCCGCGAGGCTTTGTCCGGCAACTTCTGCCGCTGCACCGGCTATCAGGCTATCGTGGACGCGGTCGAAGCGGTGGCTTTGGCGCGGGCGGGTGCGAAGCCATGA
- a CDS encoding FAD binding domain-containing protein produces the protein MKARAFLYRRPDSIDEALALLADTDGAQVLAGGQSLMPTLNMRLSSPEMLVDINRIEALRGIDDRSDKIRIGALVRHAEVLESKVIAERVPLMAMAIPHVAHMAVRNRGTTCGSLALADPSAEMPAIAVALDAGIVLRKRGAERSVSARTFFQGLYQTARNDDEMIAEVMLPAAQPDEVFGFSELSRRHGDFATVGVAVRARKAPGGLGELNVVFFGSEPTPLLSRSARGLTVDANSSDEALSEIASSIAKDMNPIDSHQGRGETKRRQAAVLLVRTLKDMIVRAAHV, from the coding sequence ATGAAAGCCCGTGCCTTCCTCTACCGCCGGCCCGACAGCATCGACGAGGCGCTTGCGCTGCTCGCCGATACCGACGGCGCGCAGGTGCTGGCGGGCGGTCAGAGCCTCATGCCGACGCTCAACATGCGGCTGTCATCGCCCGAGATGCTGGTCGATATCAACCGCATCGAGGCGCTGCGCGGCATCGACGACCGCAGTGATAAAATCCGGATCGGCGCGCTGGTCCGGCATGCCGAAGTGCTGGAATCGAAAGTGATCGCCGAGCGCGTGCCGCTCATGGCCATGGCCATTCCCCATGTCGCGCACATGGCGGTACGCAACCGCGGCACCACCTGCGGCAGCCTCGCCCTGGCGGACCCGTCCGCCGAGATGCCTGCGATCGCGGTGGCGCTCGACGCCGGGATCGTGCTGCGAAAGCGAGGTGCGGAGCGTTCGGTTTCCGCCCGCACGTTTTTCCAGGGGCTCTATCAGACCGCGCGGAATGACGACGAAATGATCGCCGAAGTCATGTTGCCCGCGGCGCAGCCGGACGAGGTGTTCGGCTTTTCGGAGCTGAGCCGCCGCCACGGCGATTTCGCCACGGTGGGCGTTGCGGTGCGGGCGCGCAAGGCGCCGGGCGGTCTCGGCGAACTCAATGTGGTGTTCTTCGGCTCCGAACCCACGCCGCTGCTGAGCCGCTCGGCACGAGGGCTGACCGTCGACGCGAATTCGTCCGACGAGGCGTTGTCCGAGATCGCGAGCAGCATCGCCAAGGACATGAATCCGATCGACAGCCACCAGGGTCGTGGCGAGACCAAGCGCCGGCAGGCGGCCGTTCTGCTGGTGCGCACACTGAAGGACATGATCGTGCGAGCGGCTCATGTCTGA
- a CDS encoding creatininase family protein, with protein MLNSRWWWDLSTRDFAAVDMSGIVAVLPVAAVEQHGPHLPVRVDAAINEGIVARAVELMPDALPALVLPALPVGKSDEHLAYPGTLTLSYETLAKVWFEIGESVHRAGCRKLILFNSHGGQTQVMDIVCRELRVKLGMFAVACSWFRVTEAGDLFDAAELRHGIHGGETETSVMLHLHGDLVEMARAENFVPKSVEMEKTNAILTPEGAVGYGWQTQDLQASGACGNALAADAKRGAELVERAAKQLVALIDEVARFPLDNIVSRTRYSGS; from the coding sequence ATGCTGAATTCACGCTGGTGGTGGGATCTCTCGACGCGCGATTTCGCCGCGGTCGACATGAGCGGGATCGTCGCGGTGCTGCCTGTGGCCGCTGTCGAGCAGCACGGCCCGCATCTTCCGGTCCGGGTCGATGCTGCGATCAATGAAGGCATCGTCGCGCGGGCCGTCGAGCTGATGCCTGACGCGCTGCCGGCGCTGGTTCTGCCGGCGCTGCCGGTCGGAAAGTCCGACGAGCATTTGGCCTATCCCGGCACCCTGACGCTGTCCTACGAGACACTGGCCAAGGTCTGGTTCGAGATCGGCGAGAGCGTGCACCGTGCAGGCTGCCGCAAGCTGATCCTGTTCAATTCGCATGGCGGCCAGACTCAGGTGATGGACATCGTCTGCCGCGAGCTGCGGGTGAAGCTCGGCATGTTCGCGGTGGCCTGCTCGTGGTTCCGCGTCACTGAAGCTGGCGACCTGTTCGACGCGGCCGAGCTTCGCCACGGCATCCATGGCGGCGAGACCGAAACCAGCGTGATGCTGCATCTGCATGGCGATCTGGTCGAGATGGCGCGCGCCGAGAACTTTGTGCCGAAGTCGGTCGAGATGGAAAAGACCAACGCGATCCTCACGCCGGAGGGCGCGGTCGGCTACGGCTGGCAGACCCAGGATTTGCAGGCATCAGGCGCCTGCGGCAATGCGCTGGCCGCGGATGCCAAACGCGGCGCCGAGCTGGTCGAACGCGCGGCGAAGCAGCTTGTTGCACTGATCGACGAGGTCGCGCGCTTCCCGCTCGACAATATCGTGTCGCGGACGCGGTATTCTGGTTCGTAG
- a CDS encoding xanthine dehydrogenase family protein molybdopterin-binding subunit: MTEASGPIGRSTPRRDAERLAEGRGRYTDDLDVANLGHIAFLRSPHAHARIVAIDTAAAKQSPGVIAVVTGDDLAKVCKPWQTRLVPFPVHSSPPQYPLARGEVCWQGEAVVAAVAATRAQAEDAIELVAVEWEELPAVPSIEAACAERAPTVNGAKSSNIGLEHSFAGGTPEQAFAEAAVVVEHDFTFQRQTGVTLESRAIVAEFDPRIRQLTIHHSHQVPHQMRDVFAAQLGLPLSHVRVVAPDVGGAFGMKLTAYPDEMATAAIAVLLERPVKFTADRLESFVSDIHAREARIRGKLAVDTDGRLLAMSLSMLSGMGAYTNYPRGSVGEGLQTVHMSAAAYRLPNYRGEVRGYFQNKPPTGILRGVGQPIATTVTEQLIDLAARKLSLDPAELRRRNYAEARKPDAKSITGILLGELSLVRCHEKLMALMDYDGLRRRQAELREKRVYRGIGLSVYIEQTSVGPVIYGPLQVRVSANETCRLSLEQDGGIRCETSITDQGQGTGTALTQIIAQELGVEPFSIEVRSGDTATAPMGGGAWASRGTSLGGEAALRAARALKQNILSIAASMLQADAATLRLEGGTILNSAGLAQMTVADIATAAFYRSHLVPMAELPPLEITETFVPRATPYISANGIHAAHVEVDIDLGTVRILDYWVVEDCGRVVNPLLVDEQIRGGVVQGIGSALYEQCIYSSEGQLENGSLMDYLVPMAGEMPDIRIAHVETPTPATTLGARGVGEAGTVAAGAAIWTAVNDALSPLGAVVTSQPITSEHVLDSIDVALAVDRAVD; this comes from the coding sequence ATGACCGAAGCGAGCGGACCGATCGGACGCAGCACCCCGCGCCGCGACGCCGAGCGGCTGGCGGAGGGCAGGGGCCGCTACACCGACGATCTCGACGTCGCGAACCTGGGTCACATCGCGTTTCTGCGCAGCCCCCACGCGCATGCGCGCATCGTCGCGATCGACACCGCGGCGGCCAAGCAGTCGCCGGGTGTGATCGCTGTTGTCACCGGCGACGACCTCGCGAAGGTCTGCAAGCCCTGGCAGACGCGGCTCGTGCCGTTTCCGGTTCACAGCTCGCCGCCGCAATATCCGCTGGCGCGCGGCGAGGTCTGCTGGCAGGGCGAAGCTGTGGTCGCGGCCGTTGCGGCAACGCGCGCGCAGGCCGAGGACGCGATTGAGCTGGTCGCAGTCGAGTGGGAGGAACTGCCGGCTGTGCCGAGCATCGAGGCGGCGTGCGCGGAACGGGCGCCGACGGTGAACGGTGCCAAGAGCAGCAACATCGGCCTTGAACACTCCTTCGCGGGCGGCACGCCGGAGCAGGCGTTTGCCGAGGCCGCGGTCGTCGTCGAGCACGACTTCACGTTCCAACGCCAGACCGGCGTGACGCTCGAGTCACGCGCGATCGTCGCCGAGTTCGATCCGCGCATCCGCCAGCTCACGATCCATCATTCACATCAGGTGCCGCATCAGATGCGGGATGTGTTTGCGGCGCAGCTCGGTCTGCCGCTGTCGCATGTCCGCGTCGTGGCGCCCGATGTCGGCGGCGCTTTCGGCATGAAGCTCACCGCCTATCCGGACGAGATGGCAACAGCCGCCATTGCGGTGCTGCTGGAACGGCCGGTGAAATTCACCGCGGATCGTCTGGAATCGTTCGTCAGCGACATTCACGCCCGCGAAGCCAGGATCCGCGGAAAGCTCGCGGTCGATACCGACGGGCGATTGCTGGCGATGAGCCTTTCCATGCTCTCGGGCATGGGCGCCTACACCAATTACCCGCGTGGCAGTGTGGGTGAGGGCCTGCAGACCGTGCACATGTCGGCCGCTGCCTACCGGCTGCCGAACTATCGTGGCGAGGTGCGCGGCTATTTCCAGAACAAGCCGCCGACCGGCATTTTGCGTGGCGTCGGCCAGCCGATCGCCACCACGGTGACCGAGCAGCTGATCGATCTCGCGGCGCGCAAGCTCAGTCTCGATCCGGCGGAGTTGCGGCGGCGGAACTATGCCGAGGCCCGAAAGCCGGACGCCAAATCGATTACCGGCATCCTGCTTGGCGAGCTTTCGCTCGTGCGCTGCCACGAGAAGCTGATGGCGTTGATGGACTACGACGGCTTGCGTCGGCGACAGGCGGAGCTTCGAGAGAAGCGAGTTTATCGCGGCATCGGCCTGTCGGTGTACATCGAGCAGACCTCCGTCGGGCCGGTGATCTACGGACCGCTGCAGGTCCGCGTCTCGGCCAACGAGACGTGCCGGCTGTCGCTCGAGCAGGACGGCGGCATTCGCTGCGAAACCAGCATCACCGATCAGGGCCAAGGCACGGGGACCGCGCTCACCCAGATCATCGCACAAGAGCTGGGCGTGGAGCCCTTCTCGATCGAAGTCAGGAGCGGCGACACCGCGACGGCGCCGATGGGCGGCGGCGCCTGGGCGTCGCGCGGCACCTCGCTCGGCGGCGAAGCCGCGCTTCGTGCGGCCCGCGCGTTAAAGCAAAACATTTTGTCGATCGCCGCATCCATGCTGCAGGCCGACGCCGCCACGCTTCGGCTTGAGGGAGGCACGATCCTGAATTCCGCAGGCCTTGCGCAGATGACCGTCGCCGATATTGCGACGGCGGCGTTCTATCGTTCGCATCTCGTGCCGATGGCCGAATTGCCACCGCTTGAGATCACCGAGACCTTCGTGCCGCGCGCGACACCTTATATTTCGGCCAACGGCATCCACGCCGCCCATGTGGAGGTCGATATCGATCTGGGCACCGTCCGCATCCTGGACTATTGGGTGGTCGAGGACTGCGGCCGGGTGGTCAATCCGCTGCTGGTCGACGAACAGATCCGCGGTGGCGTGGTGCAGGGCATCGGCTCGGCGCTGTACGAGCAGTGCATCTATTCGAGCGAAGGCCAGCTCGAGAACGGCAGCCTGATGGACTACCTCGTGCCGATGGCCGGTGAGATGCCCGACATTCGTATCGCCCATGTCGAAACGCCGACGCCCGCGACCACGCTCGGCGCCCGCGGCGTCGGCGAAGCCGGCACCGTCGCGGCCGGCGCCGCAATCTGGACGGCCGTCAACGATGCGCTTTCGCCGCTCGGCGCGGTGGTGACGTCGCAGCCGATCACGTCGGAGCATGTTCTCGACAGCATCGACGTGGCGCTTGCTGTCGATCGCGCAGTAGACTGA